The Gasterosteus aculeatus chromosome 12, fGasAcu3.hap1.1, whole genome shotgun sequence DNA window GACCACCCGGTACCCGCCGCCGTGATGATGAGGGttcccgtcctcctccccttctccggGACCGGGCGGCTCCTCCACGGCGGACCGGGCCACGGCCACGTCGGACGCCCCGTGCTCCGCCCGGGGCTGCGGGAGGACGAGGAGCGgcggggcggagggggaggcggggacgGGCGGAGAGAAGCCAAGCCCCGGCCCCCCGAGCGGCGGAGCGCCGCTACCGGACAGGTCCGCggcggccagcagcagcagcatcacaccGAGCGGCTTCATGGTCCTCCCGGTGCTCAGCGGGACCACATCCTCCGGAAcctttatatacacacaccgacacaccgagGGGAGCGGGGGCCGAGGAGGGAGGCCGGCCGCCGGTTTACAACATCAACACACTCCGGtaacacggaggaggaggaggaggaggaggaggaggaggacatgtgACCCTGTTTAAAGAGACGGGACCCTGCAGGTGGAGGACCTGGTACCGAGGCGCTCTGCAGTAATACTACACCTCTACTACCATCATGAGTAtactgtataataataatactttaagGATTTATTGTACTCTATTACAATATGTAACCCTTATAGTACTAATAGGCTGCTGGTCCATATGcgtaaaatatatgtttttaaattatactaaaaatatattttacaaatagtgtcatttgtgtttttgaaatatgtaaTACACCCAGTATTATTGGTAAATTAAGAtaacaaaatatatgcttttacTGCACGTCCTCTCTCTGGTCTCAGCTGGGCTGTGTCccaatgacacatttattatttaagcaataaaggTATTATTACAAAGGTAATTGTAATAATTATACTACCAATACTGTGTACTAATAGTTGTCcttataattttatttgtacTGTATTATAATATATACTACCTATAGTACTACTATGTAAAAATATATGCtgtataataattatataaaatTTGACTTGGACGCGGCCGGTAGATGCTCTGTGTAATAGTACTACAGTGATGATGAATATAGTACATTAAACAATTATAATTCATTCCTTATTATTGGTCATTAGAAGTACACACATTTAATAAAACTCTAGTATCAAGTTAGTTttctgataataaaaaaaaagatctataaaaaaatgatttgtaaaGCATTTCGAAGCTTCCGaaataaactttattaaaaACCTTTATTGAAAATACCAATTTCTTTACAGTAAAATGTTTATCTAGGGCTTCAAATGAAAACTAAACTGTTGCAGAGGAAACAAGCAGAAACACCTCAAAGTGCAGAAAATACCTGTACAGAACCAATAACTCCAGTAATCTGAACATACGAGATacataaacacatgttttataacccaTTTGTGATTTGGTGACAAGAAACATCTCTACAAACATGAATACTCCAGAGTGGGTGTTTGCTTGCACTTCAGCTCCTAAGAAGGTTTGTCTATTCAGAAATAAAGTTCTCGTTCAGATGGAACATTTAAAAACTGTTGGAGAGGTTTGAATTTAATGTCAAACGTTGTTGCCCAATTCCAAATGGAGATGCAAAGAAGTAAAAGCAGCGGCAAGCGAGGTCACAGCGAGGTCACAGAGGGGTCGCATTACAAACCCAAGAagattgtgttttattaaaataactaaAGGGATATGttcttgtgttgttgttgttgttgttgttgttgttgttgcatgtcGCTTCGGTTCAATAAACGTGACGTCATCGAAGTGTCAACATCCATATTAATAACCACATGTTCGCTCTGGTTGTCCTGTTGTCTCTCAGCTGGTCGGGGATCAGTCTTCAGTGATCAGACTTGCTCTGCTGTCTGGCTGTTGAGTCCCAGAGCCTGAACCACGTCCAGACTGAGTCCACTTTTCAGAGTCCGcctcactgaaacacacacatcataatTATTACATATTAAATAACTGCTCCTGTCCTCCACGTCTCTAGGATCCATCCGGACCAGGTCTCCAGGGTCCATCTGGACCAGGTCTTTAGGGTTCACAGCGTTTACataacaggtcatttagctgacgcttttatccaaaacagcttacattgcatttttaacccatggtttttacatttttaaccataacccacacagtgggagtagCGTGCAGCCATCCGGGAGTTATGGGTTatgggttgggtgtcttgctcagggacacttcgacatggagcagccagggtttgaACCGCCAAGCTTGCGGTTCCCGACCCACccactctactccatgcgccaccgtcgtgATGTGTATAGGATTTAGTGAGGAAGTACAAACATGATGAGAGATACGAGTGTTGTGGACACAGAGCTGCTGTGGAGTCTGGACACACAGAGTCTGAACCTGTTGAACCAGAGACTTGGGGTCTGCATGACCCTGAACCCTTTGAGACAGAAACTTTCTGTCAGTGGTCTCAggggatttttaaaaatgtctacTAGAGCAAGATTCAGATCCACATTAGTACTCACTTGACTTCCTGTTCAGACGTGACCTCTTTCGGGTTTTGGGGCTGGAGGGTCTGTCGGATGGGTTCTGTGTGACGGACTTGACCAGGCGGTCCATGATCTCGTCCGTGGCGTCGTCAGCAGAGCCGGTGCAGTCTTCTCTGGCTCGAAACATCTGGGACGGACTAACCCTGCCGAGACCTGAGGACCACAGCCACAATCAGAACCTgagccagaaccagaacaacagTCTAATCTGAGAGGACCAGTTGTGTTCAGGTACGATCCTGATCCAGGAGGTAATCTCTGCAAAGCTTTATTGAATGTAacatctgtgtgtatatctgtcTAATCAGAACCGCTGTCCTCATAACAACAAGTCTGGTTCACTCAGGCTTTCGAATGTTCATGCTTATGAGGTGGAAATGGAGGAGGACATTATGTGGAGAATATGGGCAAAATGTGAGATGGACAAGTAGAACAGGTTGAGGACATGAGGAGGCTCAGTCTGGACTAATAATGTCCTTAAACACTAACACACGGAGGGGGGGCAACGTCTGTAAAAGACTTGAGACGTGTTTACGGTGACTGTGTTGAGGTGCTGGTACTGGACCTGGTAACGGTCCAGGAGGAAGAACGTGGACTTACTGCGAACAACTCTGGAGCGTCTCATGCCTTTCTGGTCTATCATCAGATGGTCTGTGCTGATCAGCAGGTTCTTCATGTtctcatgctcctcctcctgacagggCCCCGCCTCTCCTGAGACAGGGGAGGAGCCATCCTCGCCAGGCACCGCCCCCGAAAATTTCTCCGTCTGAGAAGAGGACAAAAGGATGGAGGAGTTCCCCCTAGGCGTCAGACTTGGTTCCCCCTGGGCGTCAGACTTGTTCCCCCTGGAACAAGGAAcaagtctgacacacacacacacgcacacgcgcacgcgcacacgcgcacgcgcacgcgcacacgcacacgcacgcgttTCCCTGGGCATTACCTCGGTGATCATCTTTCCCCGTGTCTTGGTCCTCTCTCTGTGAGCGGCCCGTTTCTGTTTGAGGGTCAGGACCCGCTCCCTGGTGGTCCGGTACTCCAGAGAGAACTCGCTGATGATCCGGCAGAAGCTGGTCACTCTGATGTCCCTCACTGAGGAGGACGGCTGGCCCAGGAACAGCAAGAAGGAGTGGAACCTGGAGGAGAAGCGGCAGGAAGGTTCTGTCGGTGGTTCTGGTCAAGACCTGCATCTCTCAGGTGTCTGCATCTCACCTGTTGATGACCctcctatggaccaccttgaggATGAGGATCCTCTGTGTACAGTCCTTCAGAAACTCTGTCAGCTTGTTCTTCAGCACCACCTTCGTCTCATGTTTGGTCACCACCTTCAGGTTGTCCCATGATGCTTTGCAGCGTTTCTCCAGGTGCACCAGGTTCTCCGAGAGCAGGTCGAAgtccacctggaggagacggACACACTCAGTTGATAAAGAAGTAGTCAGTGAATATGATCAGAACGTGTTGGAGATCAATAATGAAGAGGACACTGTACTTTAGCGGAGCGGGTGATGGCTGGGACCTCTGAATACACGTCTGAGGATTCTGGGTAGTTTTCGAGCAGCAGGCTGCAGGTGTGGTGCAGCAAGGACTGACGGTGGACGGTGtccttcacctccaccaccttctccaGGTAACCCAGCTCGAAGCCTTtagcctaaacacacacacacacacacacacacactgatttgtAATCTGTGTTTGGATAAACAACAGGTCCTTCTGAGCCCGCTCAGCTGATCGGTTCCTGATAAGATGAAGatcacatttcatttctcaCACAAACAGAGGTGAGGAGGACACGTTGTCCGTCCTTCACATGTTAACTGAAGTCTAGAGGACGATGTGAATCCTTCAAAAGGATTCTAATTGTACTTTTCCGTTTCCTACTGACAagagtataataataataaatatttcttGATTGATTTTTGAATTGAGGTTCAACAGAATTATCTAGAGAAACAGAATATTTTGTTCCACAACCTGTTGTTTGTTACGATTCCTGCAAGTCTAAATGAGACACCACCCAACCGCTGTCTTGTCCCGCTTCTGTCAACATAGAGCTCATGGGACCTTCCACAAGACTCCCGTCTTCATCTCATCTGTTGTCTCATCATCTCAAATTACAGTCGCGCTTTTCTATGATTATCTTTCAATTGGGGTGACGTCAATAAGAAGATAGGCAGTGAGTTAGAAGTCAGATTACCTGATTTGGTACCAGgcgagagaacacacacacacacacacacacgtaacattATTGACCTCTCTGCCCATATTGCCTAATTATCATGTTTGTTAGTCAGCAACAAATGTCCAGTAAGATCTTAAATTGAATGGGTCCATGTTTGACACGTAACGTGGATGATTACCAGCAGAACCGATTCACGCGTAAAGCCAcagcagagttgtgcttttcAAACATGGGTTTTTTGCTTGTGTGCAATGACATTTGTCATCGTAACGTCTaaacaattggaataacacacatattgtaTATATCTTTAGAATAATAAACTGTAAAAATACCAAtacaagtttattaaataaaatgatgtaatAAACATTTTTAGGTTTGAATTTTGGCAGGGAAGTCCTGAGGACAGCTACGGTCCGGTGGACCTTTGAACCATATGTGGACCTCTGTTCCCAGGAGCATCAAGCTGCTGGAGATTATGGGCTTCACCTGCATCCTGCTGCACTCTCCTAGTACCTCCTTAGCTTTCTGTGGTCCTCGACATGATACCACAGGCACTACTGTTCACGCTTTAAATGGGCAGATtgacataattaggagaaaatcccgtcaattttcaaaataaaacattattcagaaaaatatatatatatataagctttctgtggtgcggcccgccAAACGGCCCGGTGGCTGGGGACCACTGAATTAGAGAACACACCTTAGATGccaaatcattttaaatctcttctAGGGTTGCAATCAGTTTTGTCCAGGCCATTTTCATTAATTGATTTTTTAATGATTCTGTTGAACCAAAATTAAACTGCATGTCTGTCACTAGTCAGTCACTAGTTTGTCactatttttaaaacattttgattcaGTAGCACTTCTGTCCGTTATTTCAGTGGCTTCTTTCTTTAACGAAAAGGGTACCAACGTTTTTGTCCACTTGTTTATAAATGTTCTGATATGTAACAGTGTGTCCATCCTCACGTTGGAGCTGTTGAGGAAGTTCCCGATGGCGAGCAGCGTAGCCAGGATCCTCCTAAAGGTCTGATTGGACGAGAGCTGCTCCATGCCCAGCTTCAGGTCAAACAGGGGCTCAGCAATCTCCTGCAGGGACAGATCCAAGATCAGTCTCAACGAAACACCACTCACCTGATGTATCAGACCCAGAAGGCCTCTGTGTGGACCTCACCTTCTCCAGAGCCTCGTAGTTCAGTTTAAAGGCCCAGAGCTGCAGGCGGGGGGCCAGAGCACTGATGGAGGCCAGGCTCAGCAGGAACTGCTCTGCTGTCCCCAGAGGGACCTGAGGATTGGCCAGCTGAGCGTCCTGGATCttttgcttctcctcctctgtggggGTCATGGTCAGGATCTTCTGCTCAGGAtagagggggggtgggtggggtgggggagggcagCTGAGGTCCAACTGTAGGTTTACTTCGACTCGGCCCTTTGACCGGAAGGGAAACAAAGTACTCTAACCCTAATCCTAATCGGAAGTAGCTGTGTCTCATTTAGTTGGCCTCATTCATCGACTCGGCGGTCCCATTCCGTGGGCTCCTTCGGCGCGGTCGAAGGACAcatatcccatcatgcattgcAACCCGATGAAGTTTTAGTTTATTCAGGACGGAGGCAGCTGAGCTGACAGCaggagttcacttttaaatgtaagttTCTAGAATTCACGCAAATATctacaaatataaatgttacaATACATAACATCACATTTTAGTTCAGAAAATCGCTTAAGTTACGTGATGTTGGAAACCGATGTTGTTTCAAATACAAATGAGACgtgagaacaaactgctcttagtTAGAACTCCGTCTCAGATTAAAGTGCGCTGAAGAAGACAAGTTAttaacctgaaatatcactttctaattCATAACGTTACAAACAttgagaataaatacacaacagaAATGACTTGGTGCTCTGTGGCGTGATTCCAAACTAACTACGGATTTAGTGTTGTGagatttagttgtgttttatggagcaggaggaagcagcgatgtgtgtggtgaccTTCAGCTCCTGTAGCCCATTCTGGAATATCTTAAGGttacatttaaaatagattGTATCCTATACAAGAAACATATGAAGAGtgtgcatacaagttaatacaTGTATTTACTGTTGTGTTTATTAATTACTGTATTGATTAATGTCCTCGGCCAAAGGAGCGGCGGAGGAGAAGCCGATGACGCACAGACCAGACGTCTCCTTTCAGAGAGCGCTTGGTTCAGCCTGTTCGGTCGTTGGAGGACCCGGCCAACGGAGACCAAAAGGCCGGGTCCTCCTGAAGATGCAGCCCACCAAATGAGACACAGCTAGTGAGAGACAAGTATTCTCTACCTCTATACCCTCCTTGCTGATGGCGTACTCGTCAAAGTTGAGGATGGCGGTCTTGATGACGTGGACGGCCGGTAACACAGTCATACCGATGTTTATGGCGTTGCTCCTCTTTGAGTCCAGAACCAGAATCTCAGACCTCTTTGTCTCAGGTCCTTTCTGGAACAAGTTATCAGATCAGATGAAGCAGGTCTataattttaaataaaagagcTGAGGAAGATTAGGTAGCTGGAGAGTCAAGGGGTGGGAGGGTTAGaaaggggggggaagggaggaaggaattgatgaagtggagggggagggggggcaagggAGTTTCCAAAATGTCCTCTGTAAAGACTTCTGGTCCTGTCAGACTGCACTAATGAGCTAATACGGATCAGCtgtgtgaggagagacagagagactgcGGCGCGTGTTTGTGGGTTGCCACGGAAACGTGTTCCCACGCTGACCGGGTAAACAGTGACTTTACCTAGAATCAGCACGTCAAACAAGTGCCCATCCCTGCAAAACTATGACTAAACTTGTAACTTCTGTTTTCTCTGAGAAATTTGTTTCCCGTTTTGCATTAGTGTCTATAGAGCAGAGTTGGAGGTCTGTGGGATTGCATAGCCACATGACTACGACCAGCAcaacatttcatcattttatcCAAAAATGAAGCACGAAGACAATTGTGGCAATGAGAATTCCAATCCGCCTCTCACATAGATTCCCATTATAAACGCAGAAATGGTCTCAAATTTTTCTAAAATGACCATGATTACAAGAAAGAGTTTCAGGTATGtgggtggcgtggtggttagcactgttgcctcacagcaagaaggtcctgggttccactccgcccagtggcctttctgtgtggagtctgcgtgttctccccgtgtctgcattGGTTCTCTCAGGgtgctccggcttcctcccacagtccaaaggaatgctctggggatcaggttgattggtaactAACAATTCTCAGAATTCCCCCTAGTCGCGGACGGAATGGGGAACAGAGAGGGCCAGTTTGACACAGCCCAGAAAGAAGACGACACCCTGAGACACGCCTGGGCTCGGGTGCTCGCCCACGACGGTCAACCCCTCGACCCAGTGAGACCTTTGTCTTACCCCTTCTTTGCTACAAAAAATACCGTACTGTATAGGGTGTGCAAGATGGAAGGGCAGGTAGTTGAACAGTTGGTAGTCCCTCGCCCATACACCAGTAAGGTCCTGTATCTGGCCCACTCCCACCTTATGGGCGCTCACCAGGGGATGGATAAGACGCGGGAGAGGATAGAAGCCCGGTTTTACGGGCTGCACCATCAAGGAGCATGTGGTCCAAATGAAGACCAGGATGGCCCAAGTCTGGCCAGTAGTGAGGGAACACCTGCAACAGGCACAGCAAGCCCAAACCCAAGTGTAAAATTGGGGTGCCCAGGTACGTGCCTTCCTACCAGGAGAATGTGTCCTTGTGTTGGTCCCCAGCTCGGACTGTAAGTTTCTGGCTAAGTGGCAGGGACCCTATGAGGTGGTGGCACGGGTTAATGAAGCCAACTATCAGGTACGTCAGCCTGACCGGCGCAGGCCCCTACAACTCTACCACGTTAACCTTCTTAAAAAATGGCAGAGTCTTCCAGAACTGCAGGCGCAACCCACTCCGGCCCTTACCGCTCGGATCCCATTACCGGAAGTGCGGAGACCAACTCAGTCCGAGTCAGCTGAAAGACCTACGTGAGGTGGTGTGGCAGCACCTGGACGTCTTCTCCGACCTGCCAGGCCGAACCACCATGGCCACCCATGACATAAGGACAGAGCCAGGAGTAAGCGTATGGGTGAAGCCGTATCGTATTCCCGAGGCGAGGAGAGAGGCCATCCGGAGGGAGGTGAGTAGAATGCTCCAGCTGGGGGTCATTCAGGAGTCCCACAGTGCCTGGTCCAGCCCAGTGGTACTGGTGTCCAAGCCGGATGGTTCTTACCGTTTCTGTAATGACTTCCGTAGACTCAATGACGTCTCCCAGTTTGATGCCTATCCCATGCCCAGGGTGGATGACCTGATTGACCGGCTGGGGACGGCCCATTTCATCTCCACCTTGGACCTCACCAAAGGCTACTGGCAGGTGCCGCTGACTACTCGGCCTGCCTTCGCCACCTCTGAAGGCCTATATCAATACACAGTGTTATTCTTTGGCGTCCATGGAGCCCCAGCTGCATTCCAGCGGTTAATTAACAAAATTCTCCGGCCCCACCAATGGTATGCACCTGCCTATATCGACGACATCGTGATCCACAGTGACAACTGGGAGACTCACGTGAGCCGGCTGCGGGCTGGACTGGGGGCCCTCCGGGGGGCAGGACTCACGGCCAACCCAAAGAAGTGCCATCTGGGCCTAGACTACCTGGGCTACCGCATAGGACAGGGCAACGTGCAACCACGGGATGCCAAGGTACAGGCCATTCTTAGCTGGCCACAACCCAAGACCAAGCGACAGGTAAAATCTTTCCTAGGTTTGGTGGGGTACTACAAGAGGTTCCTTCCCCGCTACGCAACTATGGCAGCCCCCTTACATGACTTGACGAGAAAGCGGGGGCCAGACAAGGTCAACTGGACAACTGGACCCCTGAGGCTAACGGGGCACCGAACGCCTGTCTTCTCTCTCCCATTCCTAGTCCATACCGACGCGTCAGAAGTGGGACTGGGGGAGGTCCTATGTCAGGTACGAGACGGCGAGGAGCACCCGGTGATGTATATCAGCGAAAGTATCTTCCAAACGAACGCACTGACTCAAGCAGGAGgcgcaggaggtggagcaggaggcgCTTGCCATAAAATGGGCACTGGAGAAGCTTCGCTACTACCTTCTGGGTCGGAACTTCACCCTGGTGACAGATCATGCCCCCCTGAAATGGATGGCGCAGGCCAAGGACTCCAACGCCAGGGTCACCCGCTGGTTCCTGGCCCTCCAGGACTACAAATTCACGGTGGAGCCCCGGCCGGGGAGGGAACATGCTAACGCAGATGCACTGTCCAGGCGGGATGCTTGTATGTGGGCGGTCCAGCGGGGTCCCGGCTTCCTGCTGGGGGAGTTGTGGCAACCCACAGGCGCAGTACCCTGCACAGCGCCTCAAGAGATCAGCACCAAGGGCAGGGACACCGATgagcaagaggtcaggtgaccaaaaggggaCACAGCCCGCCCGCTCtgggagacaacgagcggcccaGGTGCAGCTCATAAGGCTGATGAAGGCTAACCACACTATGAAGGACCAACCATTCCAACCGCCCGGGGAACTAGACGTGTAAGTcgtcttttatccaaagcgacttacattacattttaacccatggcattttacatttttgcctggggagcaattaggggttatgggtcttgctcggggacacttcgacatggggcagccgggacctaaaccaccaaccttgcggttcccagcgcaccctctctacccctgcgccacgtcgccCCGTTTTCTGTGCTTCCCGCAGGAAGGAGACTGAAGGCCAAACAACCTATTGAACTGAaccctcaaaagaggaagaacctaTTTTGCCGGTTTCCCTTTTTTGTGCGTCAAAATAAACCgtaccctttttttgtgtgcaccCAGTCGTGTATCCGAGTCCTGTAATTTCACACCCGATGGTTGCCACACTACGTTTAAAGTATAGCGAGTCAGTATGGCCGCAAAGTTCagtgttttttgcctttttgaatcattcattttaatgaaggTGTGTTATGACACGATTCCCGACGACACCCGACACTTTGACAAATTATGAAGCATTTGCTAGCAGTGCTGCAGGAACATGCTAAACTATTTGTACGGAAGGAGAATAATCAAGAATTCCGCCGGATAATATTCAGTGCGTTCTGCTTCGCAGCCAAACTGAATTATTTCATTTAGCTTTTCTTCtcattaatgaataaaatgttgagAAATTGTTCTTTTTACATCGAGACGGCATTCAGTGAAGCTTTGCATTATTTCTATATGTACTTGTCTGTGATAAGATATCTGCTCGGtgcttcccacaatgcatctgccCCTCAGCTGAAACGCCCCAGTTACCTTGGCGACGGGCATCTCCTTGGCCTTGGACTCAAACAGGTGTTCAAGTCGGGTGGTGTCCACGGATACTTTGTCCAGCGATGCCCACACAGTCCCCCGACCAAAGCAACCCCGCTGAGGCCCGTCGGCATGCTTCAGCTCCCTCCAGAACAACTTcaccgtcttcttcttctgggagGACGCAGCCGAGAGGGGAGGGACAGGAGGGGCTGGACCCCctggtagaggaggaggaggaggaacacctaggcctggtggaggaggaggtggaggaggaacacctaggccgggtggaggaggaggaggtggaggaggaacacctaggccgggtggaggaggaggaggaggaggagggggaacaCCTAGGCccgttggaggaggagggaccccggagaagcaggaggaggacgagtccAAGGAGTCCATGTCCAGCACATCAATGTCCTCCTCGTCCAGCAGGTCGGAGAAATCCAGGTCTTTGATGCGCAAGGCAGCGGTACTGGGCTGCAGCTGGTCCCAGGCATCAGGGGGGCCCCCGGGGCCCAGCGGGGTGATCGGGGTCATCTCCAGACGGCGGCCATTGCTGTCCAGGTCCACGCTGCTCTGCTGCCGAAGGTGACGGGTCTGATGAAGGAGAACACAGTGAGGTCAACAGGATTCAGCCGGAGACACAATGAGGGAACCACTATTCCATGATCCCTGTGGAAGACGTcacagggtcaaggaaagatggttaggagagttGATGAGGAGTCAGGAAAGGACAAGGCGATGCTTAGGAAATTGACTCCACTGAGCTGCGTCCTTGTGTTGGACGGAGACGCTTGTTGGGGACGTCCGTCTGCAGCGTCTACAGAGAAGCGtctcatgtgttgttacagtgtgagtcgtgcagacacacaaacaaccaggttcaaaggaaaactttattaacataAAGGATGCTAACGGTTACTCACACAATCTGCGTTTCTACGTCATGATCGATATTTCTCGTGAATGGACCAAAGACACgttactatttaaatattgctgctgcaaggaattgtgggacgaaAAGGATgatccagtggttcctatgctaaaggagataaggaaggaaggagaggaaagaagcaGCTAGAAAGACAGTGAGGTCAACAGGAAGCAGACAGAGACATTCGGACCTGTTGTTCTTCAGCAAGGCGAGCCAGTGCCGCCTGGGCGGAGCCTTCCAGCCCTTCTAGCTCCGCCCTGCGCGATGCTCTACTCTCATTGGGCGGCTCCACTGAGCGGGTTGTGAAGTTGGAGAGTCGCTCGAAAACACGACCACGTCCTCCCAGATCTCCACctgagacaaaacacacacacacaagcggtctcactctgatgacatcaccagAACCACATAAACAGAGTTCCTACAGTTTGGTAATAGTACTTCtaatataaaagtatttttaaataatttacctGTAACATAATACTTTTACAGTGGGGTACTTGTGCTGATGTAAAGATCTGTATACTTTCCCCTTCAAATGGTAACTGTACTTCTTAAAGGTGTCCTGTAAACATAGTTTTACCCCACTCCTAATACTGCATCAATGTACTTGTTGTGTGTAACGTGCTGCAGACCAGGGAGCCAATCGGCGCTCACCGGGCAGGAAGGCGGCTTCTTCTTCGCTGGCGTTGGAAGCAGCAGCGGCTGCGCTGGGGCTCTGAGGTCCTGAGCTGGAGGTCTTGGAGTACAACTTCTCGTTTGTGGACAGAGTACTGCTCTGCTGTTGGAATGCAGACGCTGCACACGATGTAATCACGTTAGTAATAATATCTAAAACGGGTCTTTGAATGCTGGTCGGAAAGTAAAAAATAGTATCTGAATAATGTACTTTGGTTTTcatgcaaataaaaaactgaactgGAAGTAAACGTTCACATAGCATCAACGTAGTCTTAATAAAGTTCTTATCTAGTATTTATGTAGTAATACTACACTGCGTATCTAGTGCGTGTGTATTACTACTATGGTATTAATAGTACTTCAACAAGTACTTGTAACCCAGTAGTCATGCAGTATTACTATATATCGTACTTATATAGTATTCAAATAGCACCTATTAGTATTCAGAAGTACTTCTATATTACAGGTCAGTTTAGGAcagcagtgacctttgacctccagtaGGAGGCGCTTCATCCCCACAGAGATGATTCCTGTATTTGACACACGTGGAGCTGAGCAGAGACAGAGTGAACATGCGCTGAGCATTGTGGGTAACGGGCGTCTCACCGGGATCCTTCTGGGAGTCAGAGTTTCTGTTGGTGTCCAAACTGCTGGAGGTGGAAACTACAGACGACAAGAGAAGATGTGGAACACACTGCGAGGGCGAAGTGGTGTAAATATGACAACAAGTACAATCTACAACTGAGGGGATTTATTTCGTACTTTCTGCTCTGACTTTCCTCATTTAGAATGTTTTACTGTCAAATTTGCTTCAGTGACAATTTTATATTTTAcgaataaatgaagaaatatcGTCTGAGGGCCGTACTCGGACGAGGTCGCCCTTCAGTAGGGACGCTGTTGGCCccctctgcaggctgcaggcctggagggatg harbors:
- the fhod1 gene encoding FH1/FH2 domain-containing protein 1 isoform X10 — its product is MASVVCRVQYLEDSDPFVCTNFPEPRRPPTVNVEENLPLGEQIAGIHKLLEAPLKLEDCTLQLSPLGNYLDLDLSLDEQRDELESFYQDVTKGKKPIMILRTQLSVRVHCILERLYNSQGPELRRALFSLKQLFQDDKDLVPEFVASEGLTCFVKVGAEADHNYQNYILRALSQIMLFVDGMNGVINHGETLRWLYTLTGSLSRLVVKTSLKLLIVFVEYSETNAPRLIEAVNAVDTHRGMKPWTYLMEVLEERNGSDTELLMFTMTLINKTLSVLPDQDSFYDVTDSLEQLGLETIIHRHMSSEDTQPDLRAQFTTYETSLKHEDEEQDDSSPHLRKERRKMAAGEQEGQRNRGLSGQNLPDRLSSSAGSSPSTSPTPPAFLPTPSPAVSSPSPTGALEGSRSSSPLTSDPGSPASSPSGSHRGSPLPPRTPPNGAVTVGQESGSPTSASSSDLPEQEKSSQLNQQPLTISSDDSNVNPDKPVLRKLEKPFLRTLAATQWEKKRRSTRLSQSRLSSSDDIIPPGLQPAEGANSVPTEGRPRPISTSSSLDTNRNSDSQKDPASAFQQQSSTLSTNEKLYSKTSSSGPQSPSAAAAASNASEEEAAFLPGGDLGGRGRVFERLSNFTTRSVEPPNESRASRRAELEGLEGSAQAALARLAEEQQTRHLRQQSSVDLDSNGRRLEMTPITPLGPGGPPDAWDQLQPSTAALRIKDLDFSDLLDEEDIDVLDMDSLDSSSSCFSGVPPPPTGLGVPPPPPPPPPPGLGVPPPPPPPPPGLGVPPPPPPPPGLGVPPPPPLPGGPAPPVPPLSAASSQKKKTVKLFWRELKHADGPQRGCFGRGTVWASLDKVSVDTTRLEHLFESKAKEMPVAKKGPETKRSEILVLDSKRSNAINIGMTVLPAVHVIKTAILNFDEYAISKEGIEKILTMTPTEEEKQKIQDAQLANPQVPLGTAEQFLLSLASISALAPRLQLWAFKLNYEALEKEIAEPLFDLKLGMEQLSSNQTFRRILATLLAIGNFLNSSNAKGFELGYLEKVVEVKDTVHRQSLLHHTCSLLLENYPESSDVYSEVPAITRSAKVDFDLLSENLVHLEKRCKASWDNLKVVTKHETKVVLKNKLTEFLKDCTQRILILKVVHRRVINRFHSFLLFLGQPSSSVRDIRVTSFCRIISEFSLEYRTTRERVLTLKQKRAAHRERTKTRGKMITETEKFSGAVPGEDGSSPVSGEAGPCQEEEHENMKNLLISTDHLMIDQKGMRRSRVVRSLGRVSPSQMFRAREDCTGSADDATDEIMDRLVKSVTQNPSDRPSSPKTRKRSRLNRKSMRRTLKSGLSLDVVQALGLNSQTAEQV